The following are encoded in a window of Triticum urartu cultivar G1812 unplaced genomic scaffold, Tu2.1 TuUngrouped_contig_5852, whole genome shotgun sequence genomic DNA:
- the LOC125529793 gene encoding subtilisin-chymotrypsin inhibitor WSCI translates to MSSVVKKPLGGNTDTGDHHNQKTEWPELVGKSVEEAKKVILQDKSEAQIVVLPVGTIVTMEYRIDRVRLFVDSLDKIAQVPRVG, encoded by the coding sequence ATGAGTTCTGTGGTGAAGAAGCCGTTGGGAGGGAACACCGATACTGGTGACCATCACAACCAGAAGACGGAGTGGCCAGAGTTGGTGGGGAAGTCGGTGGAGGAGGCCAAGAAGGTGATTTTGCAGGACAAGTCAGAGGCACAGATCGTAGTTCTACCGGTGGGGACAATTGTGACCATGGAATATCGAATCGACCGTGTCCGCCTCTTTGTTGACAGTCTCGACAAAATTGCCCAGGTCCCCAGGGTCGGCTAG